A stretch of DNA from Chrysiogenes arsenatis DSM 11915:
AAGAGGTTTCCAGCATCATTGCTAATCTCTACAACGAAACCGAACTCGCCTTTAGTGAAATGGAACAATCTCGCAAAAGTGTTGAAGAAGGGGTTGAAGTTATCGGAAAAACCGAAACGATTTTTGCTGAAATTGTTGAATCGGTCAGCGAGATTGACCAAGGCAATGGGGTGATTGGCTTCGCTGTCCGCGAGCAGAACCAAACCATTCAGAAAATCAACGATTCATTGCAATCGATGGTCAGTGGCGTCGAACGGAGCACGTTAGCCCTGTCGACACTGGGCGATAGTGTCGATTCGCTGGCACACATTTCTCGCGAAGCTGAAGGGATACTTGGTCAATTTACCGTTCATGGTGGCACAAAGTCACCATCGCCCGTAAGTTCAAGTAAATCAATGCGTCTTGTCAGCGGTGCGCACAAAGGTGGGCCGTTCATCGTCTGGAGCGATGCGCTCAATTCTGGGGTCAACTTTATTGATTCTGAACATAAACAACTGGTTAAAATAGTGAATAAATTAGCCGATGCCGTTCGCGCCGGTGCAGGGAAAGAAGTTCTTGGTAAAGTGTTTAACGAGTTACTCGGCTACACGGCGGATCACTTCAAAGATGAAGAGACCCATATGCACAAATATCAGTATCCAGAGTACTCCGCGCATAAAGCAGAGCACGAAAAACTGGTGCAACAGGCTCTGACACTCAAAAGTAAGTTTGAAGCTGGAGACTTACTGGTCGCCAGCGATACGCTCGACTTTCTTAAAAGCTGGTTGACAGAACACATCATGGGCAGAGATATTAAACTTGGAGAATACCTCAGGAGTAAAGGAGTTAAATAACGCACATCATGCAAACATTTATTGTCGTCAACAACCCAGATGATTGGCTCTTTGATATTGATGGAGTAGAGGTTCTCTCTGCGTGGGAGTACCTTACGAATCCGTACTACAGCAAACTTAAAGGGGTTCAACTCTTTAATCTCTGCCGTTCGTATATGTATCAGAGCTATGGCTACTATGTATCGTTGCTTGCATCATCGCGAGGACATAAACCGTTGCCGACAGTAATGACAATGCAAGATCTTGCGACTCCTGGCCTCCTACGAGTAGCAACGCCTGAGCTTGACCATTTAATTCAAAAAACGCTCGAATCACTGCAACCAGATACCTTTACCCTTTCGATTTATTTCGGTCGTAATTTTGCGAAACGGTACGACAAACTCTGTCGCCATCTGTATCGCTTATTTGAAGCACCCTTCGTGCGTGCCAATTTCGAGCGCATTGCGGGACGTTGGCATTTAACGCATATTGCGCCCATTTCGGCGAATAACGTCCCAGAAGACCATCGGGAATTTATTGCCCTCTCGGCGCAAGAGTACTTTAGTAAACGCCGCCAAAGTCTTCCACGTCGCAGTAAGTACCGCTATGACTTGGCGATCTTGCATGACCCAGACGACCCTATGCCGCCATCTGACCCAAAAGCCATTGCAAAATTTATCAAGGCCGCTAATGCCTTAGGCATTGCCACGGAAATGATTACCAAAGATGACTACAACCGCTTGAGTGAATTCGATATGCTCTTTATTCGCGAAACCACTCATGTGAACCATCATACGTACCAGTTCGCCAGAAGAGCAGAATCAGAAGGGCTGGTCACAATTGACGACCCGCAATCTATCCTGCGTTGCACCAATAAAGTGTACCTTGCCGAGCTATTGCAAACGAATCGCGTCCCAACGCCGCATACCGTAATTGTCCATCGTGGCAATCTGGATAATGTGGAAGAGGAGCTCGACTATCCGATGATCCTGAAACAGCCTGATAGTTCTTTTTCGCAAGGGGTAAAAAAAGTCAATACCCCCAAAGAGTACCGTACCGTCGCGTTGCAAATGCTGGAAACATCTGCCCTGCTGATTGCGCAGGAGTTTATCCCAACGACGTTTGACTGGCGCATTGGCGTGTTTGATCATCAGCCATTGTACGTGTGCAAATACTACATGGCGGCCAAGCACTGGCAAATCATTAAAAGCGATTCCAACGGGAAAGCGCAAGTCGGTCGATTCGAAGCAATAGCCGTC
This window harbors:
- a CDS encoding RimK family protein, yielding MQTFIVVNNPDDWLFDIDGVEVLSAWEYLTNPYYSKLKGVQLFNLCRSYMYQSYGYYVSLLASSRGHKPLPTVMTMQDLATPGLLRVATPELDHLIQKTLESLQPDTFTLSIYFGRNFAKRYDKLCRHLYRLFEAPFVRANFERIAGRWHLTHIAPISANNVPEDHREFIALSAQEYFSKRRQSLPRRSKYRYDLAILHDPDDPMPPSDPKAIAKFIKAANALGIATEMITKDDYNRLSEFDMLFIRETTHVNHHTYQFARRAESEGLVTIDDPQSILRCTNKVYLAELLQTNRVPTPHTVIVHRGNLDNVEEELDYPMILKQPDSSFSQGVKKVNTPKEYRTVALQMLETSALLIAQEFIPTTFDWRIGVFDHQPLYVCKYYMAAKHWQIIKSDSNGKAQVGRFEAIAVEHAPPKVIKMALKACDLIGDGFYGVDIKQVDNKLYLIEVNDNPNIDAGVEDSIEKDELYSRIMRIMLRRVERRKEQRY
- a CDS encoding bacteriohemerythrin — its product is MSAFGRVIGLAGVATGVITIGVSVLATIIGSSSLWIPIFITALLVFGVCTVFAQQGFKKQLNELQHATESFQAHGTIDLRVQMNSGNSRELAEFDTIIRSIHDGVANAQGAVHEMSNLAAPLVHDTRDVTHEFRSHVATVNSIAQAMGQIAASSRDVMDTLNEMIQKTDFASGRTEEGKSQLELATRNIALIRDRTVKLSSTIQELSNSSSKINAILNVINDIADQTNLLALNAAIEAARAGEAGRGFAVVADEVRKLAERTQNATKEVSSIIANLYNETELAFSEMEQSRKSVEEGVEVIGKTETIFAEIVESVSEIDQGNGVIGFAVREQNQTIQKINDSLQSMVSGVERSTLALSTLGDSVDSLAHISREAEGILGQFTVHGGTKSPSPVSSSKSMRLVSGAHKGGPFIVWSDALNSGVNFIDSEHKQLVKIVNKLADAVRAGAGKEVLGKVFNELLGYTADHFKDEETHMHKYQYPEYSAHKAEHEKLVQQALTLKSKFEAGDLLVASDTLDFLKSWLTEHIMGRDIKLGEYLRSKGVK